A stretch of the Rosa rugosa chromosome 5, drRosRugo1.1, whole genome shotgun sequence genome encodes the following:
- the LOC133712785 gene encoding vacuolar fusion protein CCZ1 homolog B-like isoform X2, whose amino-acid sequence MGLASASTATTAPEAMQLCIFDLRRGQNEGQELDKILFFYPADLPFSAQFSVIGLSEGLITFTRIFSPEAACEAIEADRHSHVFYEAEPDIWMVMVVEKSMEYEAKWRTDALRRVLKEVHSLFVMFHGSVRAMLDKDPGGVLARSHLYSFVMDYLGAFEKRSPFDECCWDFIVGKKLLMPSFRDSLKERGTVQMLTVGREAAIEVQSLVRVLESSAGNLPCHSLILFQDLLVSTTLSPDDTVNLFAYAVLRLTPHVLSSGASSWSYLRKGATSNVSSSSILSHSGAVPEQYHGSHNNSSAGDNSSRVIRPLKLDKWSKGKDGFLATDIWGAEPSTGVSATPTVFLHQSEERMYLCAHQHKSLTLIFLIPVSSVLNGEQGLSTVKQQVLENVSLKLLKVEEKLSKGWGGENAYHVSGYRYLLVDGDRNVSRASPPGKVTTLSKESLLALSKLREEVDREKSRAQWDSAGHEKELEVSIRAKNNAWVIARVTRGKELYMVLEKANETLLYASDAVEKFSNRYCSGAFSLN is encoded by the exons ATGGGTTTGGCATCCGCTAGTACTGCCACTACTGCCCCAGAAGCTATGCAATTGTGCATATTTGATTTGCGGAGGGGTCAAAACGAAGGCCAAGAGTTGGATAAGATACTGTTTTTCTATCCTGCTGATTTGCCTTTCTCAGCTCAGTTCTCTGTGATTGGGCTCAGTGAAGGACTCATCACATTTACCAG AATCTTCTCTCCGGAGGCGGCTTGTGAGGCCATAGAAGCAGATAGGCATTCACATGTTTTTTACGAGGCCGAACCCGATATCTGGATGGTTATG GTAGTGGAGAAAAGCATGGAGTACGAAGCGAAATGGAGAACTGATGCATTAAGAAGGGTTCTGAAGGAAGTGCATTCTCTTTTTGTAATGTTTCATGGTTCTGTAAGAGCGATGCTTGATAAAGACCCGGGGGGAGTGCTAGCTAGATCTCATTTGTACTCTTTCGTCATGGATTATCTTGGTG CATTTGAAAAGCGGTCTCCATTCGATGAGTGCTGCTGGG ATTTTATTGTGGGGAAGAAGCTACTGATGCCATCATTCCGTGACTCTTTAAAGGAGCGTGGAACTGTGCAGATGCTTACTGTAGGGCGGGAAGCCGCAATTGAAGTTCAG TCGCTTGTCAGGGTACTTGAATCTAGTGCTGGGAACTTGCCCTGTCATTCACTAATCTTGTTTCAGGACCTGTTGGTATCCACAACACTTTCTCCT GATGACACCGTAAACCTATTTGCATATGCTGTTTTAAGGTTGACGCCTCATGTTTTGTCCTCTGGAGCAAGTTCCTGGTCTTATTTACGGAAAGGAGCTACATCTAACGTTTCCTCAAGTTCTATCTTGTCCCATTCTGGTGCTGTTCCAGAACAGTATCATGGCTCACACAACAATTCTTCTGCTGGAGACAACAGTTCTCGCGTCATACGGCCGTTGAAGCTGGACAAGTGGTCCAAAGGGAAGGATGGTTTTCTTGCCACTGATATTTGGGGTGCAGAGCCTAGTACTGGGGTGTCGGCCACTCCAACAGTATTTCTCCATCAGTCAGAGGAAAGGATGTATCTCTGTGCCCATCAGCATAAAAGCCTCACCTTAATTTTTCTCATTCCTGTTTCTTCAGTACTAAATGGGGAGCAAGGTCTTTCTACAGTGAAGCAGCAAGTTCTTGAGAAT GTATCCCTTAAGCTGTTGaaagttgaagaaaaactatCAAAAGGATGGGGTGGTGAGAACGCGTATCATGTTAGTGGATATCGGTATTTACTAGTGGATGGAGACAGAAATGTATCCAGGGCTTCTCCACCAGGAAAGGTCACTACCCTTAGTAAG GAGTCCTTACTTGCCTTAAGTAAGCTTAGAGAAGAAGTTGATAGAGAAAAGAGTAGAGCACAGTGGGATAGTGCTGGTCATGAAAAAGAGTTGGAAGTTAGCATCAGGGCGAAAAACAATGCTTGGGTTATTGCTCGGGTAACAAGAGGGAAGGAGCTTTACATGGTTCTGGAAAAAGCCAATGAAACACTTCTTTACGCCTCCGATGCTGTTGAGAAGTTCAGCAACAG GTACTGCAGCGGAGCTTTCTCGTTGAATTAG
- the LOC133712785 gene encoding vacuolar fusion protein CCZ1 homolog B-like isoform X3, translating to MGLASASTATTAPEAMQLCIFDLRRGQNEGQELDKILFFYPADLPFSAQFSVIGLSEGLITFTRIFSPEAACEAIEADRHSHVFYEAEPDIWMVMVVEKSMEYEAKWRTDALRRVLKEVHSLFVMFHGSVRAMLDKDPGGVLARSHLYSFVMDYLGDFIVGKKLLMPSFRDSLKERGTVQMLTVGREAAIEVQSLVRVLESSAGNLPCHSLILFQDLLVSTTLSPDDTVNLFAYAVLRLTPHVLSSGASSWSYLRKGATSNVSSSSILSHSGAVPEQYHGSHNNSSAGDNSSRVIRPLKLDKWSKGKDGFLATDIWGAEPSTGVSATPTVFLHQSEERMYLCAHQHKSLTLIFLIPVSSVLNGEQGLSTVKQQVLENVSLKLLKVEEKLSKGWGGENAYHVSGYRYLLVDGDRNVSRASPPGKVTTLSKESLLALSKLREEVDREKSRAQWDSAGHEKELEVSIRAKNNAWVIARVTRGKELYMVLEKANETLLYASDAVEKFSNRYCSGAFSLN from the exons ATGGGTTTGGCATCCGCTAGTACTGCCACTACTGCCCCAGAAGCTATGCAATTGTGCATATTTGATTTGCGGAGGGGTCAAAACGAAGGCCAAGAGTTGGATAAGATACTGTTTTTCTATCCTGCTGATTTGCCTTTCTCAGCTCAGTTCTCTGTGATTGGGCTCAGTGAAGGACTCATCACATTTACCAG AATCTTCTCTCCGGAGGCGGCTTGTGAGGCCATAGAAGCAGATAGGCATTCACATGTTTTTTACGAGGCCGAACCCGATATCTGGATGGTTATG GTAGTGGAGAAAAGCATGGAGTACGAAGCGAAATGGAGAACTGATGCATTAAGAAGGGTTCTGAAGGAAGTGCATTCTCTTTTTGTAATGTTTCATGGTTCTGTAAGAGCGATGCTTGATAAAGACCCGGGGGGAGTGCTAGCTAGATCTCATTTGTACTCTTTCGTCATGGATTATCTTGGTG ATTTTATTGTGGGGAAGAAGCTACTGATGCCATCATTCCGTGACTCTTTAAAGGAGCGTGGAACTGTGCAGATGCTTACTGTAGGGCGGGAAGCCGCAATTGAAGTTCAG TCGCTTGTCAGGGTACTTGAATCTAGTGCTGGGAACTTGCCCTGTCATTCACTAATCTTGTTTCAGGACCTGTTGGTATCCACAACACTTTCTCCT GATGACACCGTAAACCTATTTGCATATGCTGTTTTAAGGTTGACGCCTCATGTTTTGTCCTCTGGAGCAAGTTCCTGGTCTTATTTACGGAAAGGAGCTACATCTAACGTTTCCTCAAGTTCTATCTTGTCCCATTCTGGTGCTGTTCCAGAACAGTATCATGGCTCACACAACAATTCTTCTGCTGGAGACAACAGTTCTCGCGTCATACGGCCGTTGAAGCTGGACAAGTGGTCCAAAGGGAAGGATGGTTTTCTTGCCACTGATATTTGGGGTGCAGAGCCTAGTACTGGGGTGTCGGCCACTCCAACAGTATTTCTCCATCAGTCAGAGGAAAGGATGTATCTCTGTGCCCATCAGCATAAAAGCCTCACCTTAATTTTTCTCATTCCTGTTTCTTCAGTACTAAATGGGGAGCAAGGTCTTTCTACAGTGAAGCAGCAAGTTCTTGAGAAT GTATCCCTTAAGCTGTTGaaagttgaagaaaaactatCAAAAGGATGGGGTGGTGAGAACGCGTATCATGTTAGTGGATATCGGTATTTACTAGTGGATGGAGACAGAAATGTATCCAGGGCTTCTCCACCAGGAAAGGTCACTACCCTTAGTAAG GAGTCCTTACTTGCCTTAAGTAAGCTTAGAGAAGAAGTTGATAGAGAAAAGAGTAGAGCACAGTGGGATAGTGCTGGTCATGAAAAAGAGTTGGAAGTTAGCATCAGGGCGAAAAACAATGCTTGGGTTATTGCTCGGGTAACAAGAGGGAAGGAGCTTTACATGGTTCTGGAAAAAGCCAATGAAACACTTCTTTACGCCTCCGATGCTGTTGAGAAGTTCAGCAACAG GTACTGCAGCGGAGCTTTCTCGTTGAATTAG
- the LOC133712790 gene encoding MDIS1-interacting receptor like kinase 2-like, with product MLLHMKIFIYGTNNRTIILAVFCFGYLVVTLCQRARKNQFDFRLAPKNGDLFSIWNFDGRIAYADIIEATEEFDIKYCIGTGTGTGTGTYGTVYKAQLPSGKVVALKKLHHWEAQEPALFKCFSNEVKMLSEIRHRNIVKLHGFCLHKRCMFLVYEYKERGSLFSVLSNDIEAAELDWTKRVHIIEGLAHALSYMHQNCTIPIIHRNVTSSNILLNSEMVAYLSDFGTARLLYPNSSNRTMLAGTPGYVAPELAFTMAVTEKCDVYGFGVVALEIIMGRHPGELIVGKFEKKYCCNYSLIYQIT from the exons ATGCTGCTGCACATGAAAATCTTTATTTATGGCACCAATAACCGCACCATCATCTTAGCTGTTTTTTGTTTCGGGTATTTAGTTGTGACTCTATGTCAACGCGCTAGGAAAAACCAATTTGATTTCAGACTAGCACCAAAGAATGGTGATTTATTCTCAATATGGAATTTTGATGGGAGAATTGCATATGCGGATATCATTGAAGCAACAGAGGAGTTTGACATCAAGTACTGTATTGGAACCGGAACCGGAACTGGAACCGGAACCTACGGTACTGTTTACAAAGCACAGCTACCAAGCGGCAAAGTTGTTGCCTTGAAGAAGCTTCACCATTGGGAAGCTCAGGAGCCAGCTCTGTTCAAATGTTTCAGCAATGAAGTAAAAATGTTATCGGAGATCAGACATCGAAACATTGTGAAGCTTCATGGTTTTTGTTTGCACAAGCGTTGTATGTTCTTGGTCTATGAATACAAGGAAAGAGGAAGCTTATTTAGTGTTCTAAGCAACGATATTGAAGCTGCAGAATTGGATTGGACCAAGAGAGTACATATCATTGAAGGCCTAGCACATGCATTATCATACATGCATCAAAACTGCACTATACCAATCATTCACCGAAATGTGACAAGCAGCAATATTCTTCTCAACTCTGAGATGGTGGCATATTTATCCGACTTTGGCACAGCCCGACTCTTATATCCTAATTCCTCAAATAGAACAATGTTAGCCGGCACTCCTGGATATGTTGCTCCAG AACTTGCATTCACCATGGCCGTGACCGAGAAATGCGATGTTTATGGTTTTGGAGTGGTGGCCCTAGAAATAATCATGGGAAGACATCCTGGAGAACTCattgttggaaaatttgaaaagaaatatTGCTGCAATTATTCTCTGATATATCAAATCACATAG
- the LOC133712785 gene encoding vacuolar fusion protein CCZ1 homolog B-like isoform X1 gives MGLASASTATTAPEAMQLCIFDLRRGQNEGQELDKILFFYPADLPFSAQFSVIGLSEGLITFTRIFSPEAACEAIEADRHSHVFYEAEPDIWMVMVVEKSMEYEAKWRTDALRRVLKEVHSLFVMFHGSVRAMLDKDPGGVLARSHLYSFVMDYLGAFEKRSPFDECCWVLLSEADFIVGKKLLMPSFRDSLKERGTVQMLTVGREAAIEVQSLVRVLESSAGNLPCHSLILFQDLLVSTTLSPDDTVNLFAYAVLRLTPHVLSSGASSWSYLRKGATSNVSSSSILSHSGAVPEQYHGSHNNSSAGDNSSRVIRPLKLDKWSKGKDGFLATDIWGAEPSTGVSATPTVFLHQSEERMYLCAHQHKSLTLIFLIPVSSVLNGEQGLSTVKQQVLENVSLKLLKVEEKLSKGWGGENAYHVSGYRYLLVDGDRNVSRASPPGKVTTLSKESLLALSKLREEVDREKSRAQWDSAGHEKELEVSIRAKNNAWVIARVTRGKELYMVLEKANETLLYASDAVEKFSNRYCSGAFSLN, from the exons ATGGGTTTGGCATCCGCTAGTACTGCCACTACTGCCCCAGAAGCTATGCAATTGTGCATATTTGATTTGCGGAGGGGTCAAAACGAAGGCCAAGAGTTGGATAAGATACTGTTTTTCTATCCTGCTGATTTGCCTTTCTCAGCTCAGTTCTCTGTGATTGGGCTCAGTGAAGGACTCATCACATTTACCAG AATCTTCTCTCCGGAGGCGGCTTGTGAGGCCATAGAAGCAGATAGGCATTCACATGTTTTTTACGAGGCCGAACCCGATATCTGGATGGTTATG GTAGTGGAGAAAAGCATGGAGTACGAAGCGAAATGGAGAACTGATGCATTAAGAAGGGTTCTGAAGGAAGTGCATTCTCTTTTTGTAATGTTTCATGGTTCTGTAAGAGCGATGCTTGATAAAGACCCGGGGGGAGTGCTAGCTAGATCTCATTTGTACTCTTTCGTCATGGATTATCTTGGTG CATTTGAAAAGCGGTCTCCATTCGATGAGTGCTGCTGGG TTTTGCTCTCTGAGGCAGATTTTATTGTGGGGAAGAAGCTACTGATGCCATCATTCCGTGACTCTTTAAAGGAGCGTGGAACTGTGCAGATGCTTACTGTAGGGCGGGAAGCCGCAATTGAAGTTCAG TCGCTTGTCAGGGTACTTGAATCTAGTGCTGGGAACTTGCCCTGTCATTCACTAATCTTGTTTCAGGACCTGTTGGTATCCACAACACTTTCTCCT GATGACACCGTAAACCTATTTGCATATGCTGTTTTAAGGTTGACGCCTCATGTTTTGTCCTCTGGAGCAAGTTCCTGGTCTTATTTACGGAAAGGAGCTACATCTAACGTTTCCTCAAGTTCTATCTTGTCCCATTCTGGTGCTGTTCCAGAACAGTATCATGGCTCACACAACAATTCTTCTGCTGGAGACAACAGTTCTCGCGTCATACGGCCGTTGAAGCTGGACAAGTGGTCCAAAGGGAAGGATGGTTTTCTTGCCACTGATATTTGGGGTGCAGAGCCTAGTACTGGGGTGTCGGCCACTCCAACAGTATTTCTCCATCAGTCAGAGGAAAGGATGTATCTCTGTGCCCATCAGCATAAAAGCCTCACCTTAATTTTTCTCATTCCTGTTTCTTCAGTACTAAATGGGGAGCAAGGTCTTTCTACAGTGAAGCAGCAAGTTCTTGAGAAT GTATCCCTTAAGCTGTTGaaagttgaagaaaaactatCAAAAGGATGGGGTGGTGAGAACGCGTATCATGTTAGTGGATATCGGTATTTACTAGTGGATGGAGACAGAAATGTATCCAGGGCTTCTCCACCAGGAAAGGTCACTACCCTTAGTAAG GAGTCCTTACTTGCCTTAAGTAAGCTTAGAGAAGAAGTTGATAGAGAAAAGAGTAGAGCACAGTGGGATAGTGCTGGTCATGAAAAAGAGTTGGAAGTTAGCATCAGGGCGAAAAACAATGCTTGGGTTATTGCTCGGGTAACAAGAGGGAAGGAGCTTTACATGGTTCTGGAAAAAGCCAATGAAACACTTCTTTACGCCTCCGATGCTGTTGAGAAGTTCAGCAACAG GTACTGCAGCGGAGCTTTCTCGTTGAATTAG